From a single Gemmatimonadota bacterium genomic region:
- a CDS encoding YqiA/YcfP family alpha/beta fold hydrolase, giving the protein MIVLRRLAAGLAWLWLAAPLVAQQLPTLTPSEYGRFENLGTFLLDPSGEWLAASIQRVDERNEIRVHATSGRGDALVLEHGTRPVFAEGGRWLAYRKGVSPAEREASKTPIHDRLGLVELNPGRDTVLFEISDVAFRDDGVWLAARGYPLADSVGADLIVLDPASGRRTVIGNVESFAWQPDGVRLAATLRTAGGDGNGVVLFDPDSGTLRTLDSRNARYRGLTWHEDSGALGVLRSVSREDRKDDAHDVLAWTAPSAAPQVLAADHPGLGDTLRVVESAGISFSDDGAIVFVGLRPWEPDPKGKSATEPDDSASTASESTAADPDAPKEADVQVWHWDDDQILRAQEYNAARIARQTYAAAWHLRSDRFVRLGEDLEEPVRMVEGGRWGLVPDYTPYRVQRRWGDSSADWYRVDPGTGERTRIAQGVHWGIEEGPADGRVLVYEDDRWIAVDLTSLERVAIGDAGRFTMPLFDYDYPGPRPPWGVGAWIEGTTTALLYDKHDVWRADLVTGVLTRMTEGAQAGIRYRVAHVDPERRPGEATPWSDTDPLWLSTLDLDTKRSGYARVRPGGSAETLVSEDARVSSLTRARDAARYVLRQERWDDAPDLFVGDEDLRSLRRLTAVNAFQDEYAWGRTELLRYTTDAGHALQAILTYPANFEEGKRYPLILYQYERLSDGLHRYYTPSQRSYYNYQVWSQEGYFVLMPDIAYEPGRPGPSALDAVEHALDAAVATGHVDPERMGLIGHSWGGYQAAYLPTRTNRFAASVAGAAITNFMSFMGAVHWNGGLPESGHWETGQARMAVPYWEDVQGHLESSPANFITNLQTPMLLMHGDADGVVDFRQGLEFYNYARRAGKEVVLLVYPGADHGLREETQQVDYHRRILQWFGHYLKGEPAPEWIQRGETWVERGRRLGH; this is encoded by the coding sequence ATGATCGTTCTTCGTCGACTGGCCGCCGGCCTCGCCTGGCTCTGGCTCGCCGCTCCCCTGGTGGCGCAGCAGCTGCCCACGCTTACGCCGTCCGAGTACGGGCGTTTCGAGAACCTGGGCACGTTTCTCTTGGACCCGAGTGGAGAGTGGCTGGCAGCGTCCATCCAGCGCGTCGACGAGCGCAACGAGATCCGCGTCCACGCCACGAGTGGGCGCGGCGACGCCTTGGTGCTCGAGCACGGAACGCGCCCTGTGTTCGCCGAGGGCGGGCGCTGGCTCGCCTACCGCAAGGGCGTCTCCCCCGCGGAGCGGGAGGCCTCCAAGACGCCGATCCACGACCGGCTCGGTCTGGTCGAGCTGAACCCCGGCAGGGATACCGTGCTCTTCGAGATCAGCGACGTCGCCTTTCGCGACGATGGCGTCTGGCTGGCTGCTCGCGGCTACCCCCTGGCCGATAGCGTGGGAGCGGATCTGATCGTGCTGGACCCGGCGTCGGGTCGACGCACGGTGATCGGGAACGTGGAGAGCTTCGCATGGCAACCGGACGGGGTACGGCTGGCTGCGACGCTGCGCACGGCCGGCGGGGACGGAAACGGCGTGGTGCTGTTCGACCCCGACAGCGGCACACTGCGCACGCTCGACTCGCGGAACGCCCGCTACCGCGGACTCACGTGGCATGAAGACTCCGGCGCCCTGGGCGTCCTCCGCTCCGTCTCCCGAGAGGACCGCAAGGACGATGCACACGACGTCCTGGCGTGGACCGCGCCTTCAGCCGCACCCCAGGTATTGGCCGCCGATCACCCGGGTCTCGGTGACACGCTTCGCGTGGTCGAGTCGGCTGGCATCTCCTTCAGCGACGATGGCGCCATCGTCTTCGTGGGCTTGAGACCGTGGGAGCCGGACCCCAAAGGGAAATCGGCGACGGAGCCCGACGACTCGGCGAGCACGGCCTCGGAGTCGACGGCAGCCGACCCGGACGCGCCCAAGGAAGCGGACGTCCAGGTGTGGCACTGGGATGACGACCAGATCCTCAGGGCGCAGGAGTACAACGCGGCCCGCATCGCGCGGCAGACCTACGCGGCCGCATGGCACCTGCGCTCCGACCGCTTCGTGCGCCTAGGCGAGGACCTGGAGGAACCCGTGCGCATGGTCGAGGGAGGCCGGTGGGGACTTGTGCCAGACTACACGCCCTACCGCGTGCAACGACGCTGGGGCGACTCGTCCGCCGATTGGTACCGCGTCGATCCGGGGACGGGCGAGCGGACGCGGATCGCGCAGGGCGTCCACTGGGGCATCGAGGAAGGCCCGGCCGATGGCCGAGTGCTCGTCTACGAGGACGATCGCTGGATCGCGGTCGACCTGACGTCGCTGGAACGCGTCGCGATCGGCGACGCAGGTCGCTTCACCATGCCCCTCTTCGACTACGACTATCCAGGGCCGCGGCCTCCGTGGGGCGTAGGTGCATGGATCGAGGGCACCACGACGGCCCTGCTCTACGACAAGCACGACGTGTGGCGCGCGGACCTCGTCACGGGAGTCCTCACTCGCATGACGGAGGGCGCGCAGGCGGGCATCCGCTATCGCGTCGCGCATGTGGATCCCGAGCGTCGCCCCGGAGAAGCGACGCCTTGGTCGGACACCGATCCCCTCTGGCTCTCCACCCTCGATCTCGATACCAAGCGTTCCGGCTACGCGCGGGTGCGGCCCGGTGGCTCCGCCGAGACGCTCGTGTCCGAGGATGCGCGCGTCTCGTCGCTGACTCGTGCGCGTGATGCCGCCCGGTACGTGCTGCGTCAGGAGCGCTGGGACGACGCACCAGACCTGTTCGTGGGCGATGAAGACCTTCGATCCCTGCGGCGGCTCACGGCGGTCAATGCGTTCCAGGACGAGTACGCGTGGGGCCGGACCGAGTTGCTCCGCTACACCACTGACGCGGGGCACGCGCTCCAGGCCATCCTCACCTATCCGGCGAACTTCGAAGAGGGGAAGCGCTATCCGTTGATTCTCTACCAGTACGAGCGCCTTTCGGACGGGCTGCACCGCTACTACACACCCAGCCAGCGCAGCTACTACAACTACCAGGTGTGGTCCCAGGAAGGGTACTTCGTGCTGATGCCCGACATCGCCTACGAGCCCGGTCGTCCGGGGCCCTCCGCGCTGGACGCAGTCGAGCACGCCCTCGACGCCGCGGTGGCCACCGGCCACGTCGATCCTGAACGGATGGGCCTGATCGGACACTCCTGGGGCGGGTATCAGGCCGCCTATCTACCGACGCGCACCAACCGCTTCGCAGCGTCCGTAGCCGGCGCAGCCATCACCAACTTCATGAGCTTCATGGGAGCGGTGCACTGGAACGGAGGACTCCCGGAGTCGGGACACTGGGAGACGGGTCAGGCGCGTATGGCGGTCCCGTACTGGGAAGACGTGCAAGGACACCTGGAGAGCTCCCCCGCCAACTTCATCACGAATCTCCAGACGCCCATGCTGCTGATGCACGGCGACGCGGACGGCGTGGTCGACTTCCGTCAGGGCCTGGAGTTCTACAACTACGCCCGCCGCGCCGGAAAGGAGGTGGTGCTCCTGGTCTATCCGGGTGCCGACCACGGCCTGCGGGAGGAGACGCAGCAGGTGGACTACCACCGGCGGATCCTCCAGTGGTTCGGCCACTACCTGAAAGGGGAGCCCGCCCCGGAGTGGATCCAACGGGGCGAGACCTGGGTGGAGCGGGGGCGTCGTCTGGGGCACTGA
- a CDS encoding amidohydrolase family protein encodes MRILALVLSFVWVLPPAALAAQNTGYDLVIRGGRVLDPESGFDGVADIGVRGGRIAAIESGPLQGRRVLDATGLIVAPGFIDPLTQVAAAQLPSALYKVTDGVTTVLSMHGGPTDVGALYERMEQEGALLNYGTTVGHQAAREAVGLHAGNEEERAAAASADQVARIVEIARRGILDGALGIGFGLQYVPSTHEDEVFRLFALASRYGVPVHLHIRYLGPTHPINSVKAIQEVIATAAATGASAQIAHVNSTSPREIDLTMRLLEGAAAHGVDMSADAYPWEAGSTGLESSVFDEGFRERMAIDYGDIEMVSNGERLTEASFERYRHDGKPDRVIIHFIPTTTLRRALSSPVTMVSSDGSIDAEGRGHPRGAGTYARFFRQYVREEGLIDLMDAVRKTSYLAAVQLQQASPAMRRKGRLSVGADADIVVFDLSTIRERATYAEPAQTSEGIRHVIVNGTPVVVDSRLVEDVAPGRAIRGAPAAR; translated from the coding sequence ATGAGAATCCTCGCGCTGGTCCTGTCGTTCGTCTGGGTGCTTCCTCCTGCAGCGCTCGCCGCCCAGAATACGGGATACGATCTCGTCATCCGGGGCGGCCGCGTCCTCGATCCGGAGAGCGGGTTCGACGGCGTCGCCGACATCGGAGTGCGGGGCGGGCGCATCGCGGCGATCGAGTCCGGGCCGCTCCAGGGCCGCCGTGTGCTCGACGCCACCGGACTGATCGTCGCCCCCGGCTTCATCGATCCGCTGACCCAGGTCGCCGCCGCCCAGCTGCCGAGCGCCCTGTACAAGGTCACCGACGGCGTGACCACCGTCCTCTCGATGCACGGCGGTCCCACCGACGTGGGTGCCCTGTACGAGCGCATGGAGCAGGAAGGCGCGCTGCTCAACTACGGCACCACGGTCGGACATCAAGCCGCTCGCGAAGCCGTGGGGCTCCACGCCGGCAACGAAGAAGAACGCGCCGCGGCCGCCAGTGCGGATCAGGTGGCGCGCATCGTGGAGATCGCCCGCCGGGGGATTCTCGACGGTGCCCTCGGCATCGGCTTCGGACTGCAGTACGTGCCCAGCACGCACGAAGACGAGGTGTTTCGACTGTTCGCCCTCGCCAGCCGGTACGGGGTTCCCGTCCACCTGCATATCCGCTACCTGGGTCCGACCCACCCCATCAACAGCGTCAAAGCCATCCAGGAGGTGATCGCCACCGCCGCTGCGACCGGCGCCTCCGCGCAGATCGCCCACGTGAACTCTACGTCGCCGCGGGAGATCGACCTCACCATGCGTCTGTTGGAAGGAGCCGCGGCGCACGGGGTCGACATGTCCGCCGACGCCTATCCTTGGGAGGCGGGATCGACCGGCCTCGAGTCTTCCGTGTTCGACGAGGGGTTCCGGGAGCGAATGGCGATCGACTACGGAGACATCGAGATGGTCTCCAATGGCGAACGCCTCACCGAAGCATCGTTCGAACGGTATCGCCACGACGGCAAACCCGACCGGGTGATCATCCACTTCATTCCCACGACGACGCTGCGGCGTGCCTTGTCCAGCCCCGTGACCATGGTCAGTAGCGACGGGAGCATCGACGCGGAGGGCCGCGGCCATCCGCGCGGGGCGGGCACCTACGCACGCTTCTTCCGCCAATACGTCCGCGAAGAGGGCTTGATCGACCTCATGGACGCCGTGCGCAAGACCAGCTACCTGGCCGCCGTACAGCTGCAGCAGGCCTCACCCGCCATGCGCCGCAAGGGACGGCTCAGTGTCGGTGCCGACGCCGACATCGTGGTGTTCGACCTTTCGACCATTCGCGAGCGCGCCACCTATGCAGAACCGGCGCAGACCTCGGAGGGAATCCGACATGTCATCGTGAACGGAACTCCCGTCGTGGTGGACAGCCGACTCGTGGAGGATGTCGCGCCCGGGCGTGCCATCCGCGGTGCCCCAGCAGCACGCTGA